In Chlorobiota bacterium, the sequence AAGAAAAACATCTCACGCACCAGGCTTGCCTCGCTGGGCCGAAGGGTGTCGTGCAATGGCAACCCGAACTCCGTTGCCAGCGCCAGCATCTCCGTGTGGGTGGTGTCAATAAACTCCCCGCCAAGCTCGGTGGTTAGCCCTTTGGCCATGATGTCGCGTGCGGTGAACATCCGCCCACCGGTGCGGCGGCTGGCTTCAAATATCATCGGTTCAATTCCGGCGTTCCGCAATTTCCAGCCGGCGTTCAGCCCCGCCATTCCCGCCCCAACAATCGCCAAGCGGACGGTTTGCTTGCCCCGCTCAATGGTGCGGCATCCCGGAAGGAATCCGCTAATCCCCACGCCAATCGCTGCCGCGCCAACGGTCTTCAGGAATCCACGACGCGATGCTGTGAACTGCCCACGCATGGCCAGCAACTCATCTTCCGGCGGCGCGCCCGGCTGCATGGAGTGCGCGGCGGTGCGGATTGCACGGCGAAGCAGATCGAACAACGGAGTGTGGGCTGCGCTGGAAGCAAACGGGCGGCGGATAGTTGGCATGGTGCGCGTTGTTGTTGCGTTGAAGTTCTGTTGTGTGATATGTGGCCGATTGGTGCGTGCGTACCGGTGGGTTCTGTGGTTCGGCGGGAATCCCCCCCTCACCATCCCATCGGATTTTCCGTTGCGGCGATTTCCTGCAACTGCTCGCGAAGGTAGCGAGTTTCGGCGCGCCAGTAATCGGGCGTTCCCCAGCCGGTGGCGATTCGGGCAACGTTGCCGTCGCGGGCCTGGGCCACCAGCCATGCGGTGAAATGGAGATAGCGCATTCCGCGCAGCCCCTCGATCATCCGCAGCGTCCGGCGGTCGAACGTGCGGAACGTTTCGTAGCCTTCGATGAACAGGTCAATCTCCAACAACGAACCGCGAGCGTAATCGGGAAGGAGCATCCAGAAATCTTGCACGGCAGGCCCCACGGCCATGTCGTCGAAGTCAATCAGGAAGAACGATTCGCCGGGGCGATAGACGATGTTCCCACGGTGCAGATCGCCATGGATCCGAAACATCTCCGCCCCCTGGAACAGCGGCGTTACGGCGGCAATCATTGCCTGGGCTGCCGACTCGTACTCGTTGCGGAATGCCTGCGGGACCAGCCCGCTTTGCAAGATTGTTTGCAGGTGGTCCCGGGTGGAGGCCCAGGGGGCAATGGTGATGCGATTGCGGGGCGGGTGCATTTCGCCAACGCGGTGCATCCGCGCCACCAGCCGCCCGAACTGCTCCCACTCCTCATCTTGGAACTCATCGCAGGCGCGGCCAAGCCGTTTGGGGAACAGCGCGAACATGATGCCGCCGGCTTGGCCGATTGTTTGGCCGTTCTGCAACGTCAGCGGCGGCACAACGGGAATCTCCCGTTCGGCAAGTTCCAGCAGGAACTCATGCTCGTCCAGCAATGCTTCGTGGGTCCAGCGTCCGGGGCGGTAAAACTTTGCGATCACGCCTTCCCCGTTATCGGTCTGCAGCTCGAAGACGCGGTTGATGTAGCTGTTCAATGGGCGGCAGATGGAGCTGCATCGGCGGCCCAGCGCGGCCTCGGCATAATCAAGCACGCGGTCGGGGATCAGGCTGTGGAAATCGGCTACTGAGCGGTCTGGTTCCAGGTTCATGGCGTGAAGATACGGCAGAGCGGGTGGAGGAAGGGGAGCAAAGTGGGGGCAGCGCAGCGATCATCAAACAAAACAGCCTTGAAGGGGACGGATTTTGCGTCGCGCCAACAAGGCTGTGTTCGGTGTCGCGTGGATGGTGATCCCTTTTTTGCTGGGATCAACCATGCTTGGGGGCAATCATGCTTCGGGCTTCTTTTTCTGCCGTTTGTTCGTGATGTATTCTTGCGACGAGCTCATCGGCTTGTCGGTCCGGTGAATGCAGCCAAGCCAACAGCATGGGCGGCGTTTCCCTTCCTTCAGTTCTGCGATTGCCCGTTCGACATGTTCATCCCGGGTCTCTTGCTTTTTTACGGAGATCACCCAGCAAATCCATTCATTGCGGGCAAGGGGGGTAAGGCCGTTCCATTTCAGCAGCGCGTTTGGGTCCGCCACAAGGGCTTGCTGCAAGTCCGGCGGCAGATCGTGTACAACTCCAGTTGCGACTTCTACGGTGGTCATTGGCGTACAGTGGTGGGTGAAGCCTTCCTGCCCGATAGGCGGGAAAGTCAGAAGCCGTTGAAGATCACATAGTGGTTCAACGGCTTCAACGGAACATGATGATTGCGGAGGGGGTGAGATTCGAACTCACGGTACCCATAAGAGCACAACGGTTTTCGAGACCGTCCCATTCAACCACTCTGGCACCCCTCCGGAAGGGCTGCAAATATACACAACGAATGATGCCAAAAGGCCAGGGATCAACAATGGAAACGCAACGAATCGTTTTTCGGGGAAGGGGGGAGTGATGAGCGATGTGCCGTTGTTTCACGCATCGTGAAACGGCTTCACGGTGGTGAATTGATAGAGGGAAAGGGGAGCCAACGGAATCCCACATCCTGTAATGATTTGAGCCAATCGAAGGAAAACGGAACAGTTATTGAATATCTGCCGGAAATTCAATAACATTGCAGCCGTTTTTATGGCGGCGTGCTTGGTGGCCCGCGCTGTTGCTGTTACTTGAACCTATTGCCGGCATTGCTACACGGTACCGATACCATCGCCCGAACCTCCTTTCCCCGCACACGCTGCGTAGCATTGTTGCCACCATTCCACCAGCTGGCAAGCCTTTTTGCCCTTCCAGAACAACACGCTGGGGGCGGGTTTACGGAAGTAAGAAAGCAAACAAAGACGTAAACAAAGACGTAAAGATCACGCACACATAAACCATTCTGGGAAACAACATGCGAATCGTGAGAAACATGCAATTGCTCGGTGCATCGGCACTGGCGCTGCTGGCTCTGTCGGGAACGGCCCGCGCACAGCAGTGGGATGGCCAAGCTACACTGGAAGATCCGGTCTGGCGTGGCGGTAAAGTTGGGATCGGCAAATATCCAATCGCCAAACTGGATGTTCTGGGCGATTTGGCCATGAACGACTTTCCGCTGAAGCTCCGCGGGTCAATGGATGCCAGCCACTATCTGAAATTCAGCCAAGCCCGCTTCGGGTTGGTGGATGTTGACTTCTGGAGCTACTCCAACTACATCGTGATGGTGCAAGGGGAGAACATGCCCCGCTTCACCTTCACCGGTGC encodes:
- a CDS encoding serine/threonine protein kinase, which produces MNLEPDRSVADFHSLIPDRVLDYAEAALGRRCSSICRPLNSYINRVFELQTDNGEGVIAKFYRPGRWTHEALLDEHEFLLELAEREIPVVPPLTLQNGQTIGQAGGIMFALFPKRLGRACDEFQDEEWEQFGRLVARMHRVGEMHPPRNRITIAPWASTRDHLQTILQSGLVPQAFRNEYESAAQAMIAAVTPLFQGAEMFRIHGDLHRGNIVYRPGESFFLIDFDDMAVGPAVQDFWMLLPDYARGSLLEIDLFIEGYETFRTFDRRTLRMIEGLRGMRYLHFTAWLVAQARDGNVARIATGWGTPDYWRAETRYLREQLQEIAATENPMGW
- a CDS encoding YdeI/OmpD-associated family protein; the encoded protein is MTTVEVATGVVHDLPPDLQQALVADPNALLKWNGLTPLARNEWICWVISVKKQETRDEHVERAIAELKEGKRRPCCWLGCIHRTDKPMSSSQEYITNKRQKKKPEA